In Turicibacter sanguinis, a genomic segment contains:
- the rpoE gene encoding DNA-directed RNA polymerase subunit delta — protein MTINQEMSMLEVAELLIQRKIKPQKFEKIAKEVCEMMGLTDDEFQSKLAQFYTDLTLSGKFVTVGEDKWDLKSRQKYDVANYDTYDIDFDDEEIEVVTEDGFDVYPEENEEFIVEPEDETEKEKYLEDEEETEDDYSDESDAEVEEETDEFEGLAIYSEDDFE, from the coding sequence ATGACAATTAACCAAGAAATGTCAATGTTAGAAGTAGCAGAATTACTAATTCAACGTAAAATTAAACCTCAAAAATTCGAGAAGATTGCAAAAGAAGTTTGTGAAATGATGGGCTTAACAGATGATGAATTCCAATCGAAATTAGCTCAGTTTTATACTGATTTAACGTTAAGTGGAAAGTTTGTAACAGTTGGAGAAGATAAATGGGATTTAAAATCACGTCAAAAGTATGATGTGGCTAATTATGATACATATGACATTGATTTTGATGATGAAGAAATTGAAGTTGTTACTGAAGATGGATTTGACGTTTATCCAGAAGAAAATGAAGAATTCATAGTAGAGCCTGAGGATGAAACTGAAAAAGAAAAATATCTAGAAGACGAAGAAGAAACAGAAGATGATTATAGCGATGAAAGTGATGCAGAAGTTGAAGAAGAAACAGATGAGTTTGAAGGCTTAGCTATTTATAGCGAAGATGACTTTGAGTAA